TCCAGGAAGTACGAAAAGTAGTAGTAGGTCAGGATCGAATGGTGAACAGACTTTTGATCGGGCTTTTTACCAACGGCCACATCCTTCTGGAAGGTGTGCCGGGGCTTGCAAAAACCCTTACCGTAAATACCCTGGCCAAAGTTCTTCATCTGGACTTCAATAGAATTCAGTTTACCCCGGATTTGCTTCCCGCGGATCTGATCGGAACCATGATCTATAATCAGCAGGCGGCTAATTTTGAAGTGAAAAAAGGGCCCATATTTTCAAACCTAATCCTGGCAGATGAGGTAAACCGTTCTCCTGCCAAAGTGCAGTCGGCCCTTTTGGAGGCCATGCAGGAAAAGCAGGTGACAATAGGCGAGACCACCTATCAGCTAGACCGTCCGTTTTTGGTTTTGGCTACTCAAAACCCCGTGGATCAGGAAGGTACTTACCCACTTCCAGAAGCTCAGGTAGATAGATTCATGATGAAAGTGCACATAGACTATCCTAGCAAGGCAGATGAAATGGAGGTAATGCGCCGGATGGCTAATATGTCCTTTAGCTCAGATGTAGATGCCATGCTTTCGAAAGAGGACATTTTTGAAATCAGAAATCTGATCAATTCCGTGAAAATGGCTGAACCTCTGGAGCATTACATTATAGAATTGGTTTTTGCCACCAGATTCCCTGATCAATATGGGCTGAAGGAGGAAGCTAAGTACATTCAGTTTGGTGTTTCCCCCCGTGCCAGCATCAATTTGAACTTGGCATCTAAGGCAGTAG
This genomic window from Algoriphagus sp. TR-M9 contains:
- a CDS encoding AAA family ATPase produces the protein MHQEKIANVIQEVRKVVVGQDRMVNRLLIGLFTNGHILLEGVPGLAKTLTVNTLAKVLHLDFNRIQFTPDLLPADLIGTMIYNQQAANFEVKKGPIFSNLILADEVNRSPAKVQSALLEAMQEKQVTIGETTYQLDRPFLVLATQNPVDQEGTYPLPEAQVDRFMMKVHIDYPSKADEMEVMRRMANMSFSSDVDAMLSKEDIFEIRNLINSVKMAEPLEHYIIELVFATRFPDQYGLKEEAKYIQFGVSPRASINLNLASKAVAFMDGRDYVLPEDIKEIAEDVLNHRIILNYEAEADGVNTRDLVKILMEKVPINKSVTLK